A genomic segment from Salmo trutta chromosome 38, fSalTru1.1, whole genome shotgun sequence encodes:
- the LOC115178154 gene encoding gamma-crystallin M2-like translates to MSTTSMSRGKIVFYEDRNFQGRSYECSSDCSDMSSYLSRCHSCRVESGCWMLYNRNNYMGNQYFMRRGEYPDYMQHFGMNDCIKSCRMIAMHRGNYRMRIYERENFGGQMHEMMDDCDNIMDHYRMSKCQSCNVMEGHWLMYEQPHFRGRMMYMRPGEYSNFSMGMGMGAMGGMSGMRFMSMRRIMDSWY, encoded by the exons ATGTCCACCACCAGCATGAGCAGGGGCAAG ATCGTCTTCTATGAGGACAGGAACTTCCAGGGTCGTTCCTATGAGTGCAGCAGTGACTGCAGTGACATGAGCTCCTACCTGAGCAGGTGCCACTCCTGCAGGGTTGAGAGTGGCTGTTGGATGCTGTACAACCGCAACAACTACATGGGAAACCAGTACTTCATGAGGAGGGGCGAGTACCCTGACTACATGCAGCACTTTGGAATGAATGACTGCATCAAGTCCTGCCGCATGATCGCCATG CACAGAGGAAACTACAGGATGAGGATCTACGAGAGAGAGAACTTCGGAGGTCAGATGCACGAGATGATGGACGACTGTGACAACATCATGGATCATTACCGCATGTCCAAATGCCAGTCCTGCAACGTGATGGAAGGCCACTGGCTGATGTACGAGCAGCCCCACTTCAGAGGCAGGATGATGTACATGAGGCCTGGAGAGTACAGCAACTTCAGCATGGGCATGGGAATGGGAGCCATGGGCGGCATGAGTGGTATGAGGTTCATGAGCATGAGGCGTATCATGGATTCCTGGTACTAA
- the LOC115178316 gene encoding transcription factor Sp6-like — MAHPYEPWLRTAPPGGSSDEMNVPSWWDLHTGPGSWMDLQAGQGVGLQAVGQSSMGLQSSLGPYGSEPQLCTPAQLAQLAPASHSAHSHLFPQDGFKMEPLGGPELLQSESYSLEEPQEGAASVRPKAQRRSASRGSGQSVCRCPNCVHAEQMGQSTDDDRRKHMHNCHIPGCGKAYAKTSHLKAHLRWHSGDRPFVCNWLFCGKRFTRSDELQRHLQTHTGTKKFSCTMCPRVFMRNDHLAKHMRTHESPSGPGEERMYGEGGRMGKSFDTPSPQPSHATASDTEAPLKQPKCEKDPSGTGQSS, encoded by the coding sequence ATGGCCCACCCCTATGAACCCTGGTTACGGACAGCACCCCCTGGTGGCAGCTCAGATGAGATGAACGTTCCCTCATGGTGGGACCTCCACACTGGGCCAGGGAGCTGGATGGATCTGCAGGCGGGCCAGGGTGTGGGCTTACAGGCAGTTGGTCAGAGCTCCATGGGTCTGCAGTCCTCCCTGGGGCCTTACGGCTCCGAGCCCCAGCTGTGTACTCCTGCTCAGCTAGCCCAGCTGGCCCCAGCCTCACACTCAGCTCACTCTCACCTCTTCCCCCAGGATGGCTTCAAGATGGAGCCGCTGGGAGGACCTGAGCTCCTGCAGTCGGAGTCGTACTCCCTGGAGGAGCCACAGGAGGGTGCCGCCTCGGTCCGGCCCAAGGCCCAGCGCCGCTCTGCCTCCAGGGGCTCGGGCCAGTCTGTGTGCCGGTGCCCCAACTGTGTCCACGCCGAGCAGATGGGCCAGAGCACTGACGACGACCGGAGGAAACACATGCACAACTGCCACATCCCGGGCTGCGGCAAGGCCTACGCCAAGACCTCCCACCTGAAGGCCCACCTGCGCTGGCACAGCGGGGACCGGCCCTTTGTCTGCAACTGGCTCTTCTGCGGCAAGCGCTTCACTCGCTCCGACGAACTTCAGCGACACCTGCAGACGCACACCGGCACCAAGAAGTTCAGCTGCACCATGTGCCCCCGCGTGTTCATGCGCAATGACCACCTGGCCAAGCACATGCGCACTCATGAGTCTCCCTCCGGgccaggggaggagaggatgtaTGGAGAAGGGGGCAGGATGGGGAAGAGCTTTGACACGCCTTCTCCTCAGCCCTCCCACGCCACTGCCTCTGACACAGAGGCACCCCTTAAGCAGCCGAAATGTGAGAAAGACCCCTCTGGGACAGGACAGTCCAGCTAA